One segment of Hippopotamus amphibius kiboko isolate mHipAmp2 chromosome 4, mHipAmp2.hap2, whole genome shotgun sequence DNA contains the following:
- the INSIG1 gene encoding insulin-induced gene 1 protein isoform X2, giving the protein MPRLDDHPWSGPCVKGAKRRSHLGASAGGLAAKVGDMRISSGSGPSPPVAHSARGDPAPGPQRRGVGGRGGSAHASWHHHLVQRSLVLFSVGVVLALVLNLLQVQRNVTLFPEEVIATIFSSAWWVPPCCGTAAAVVGLLYPCIDSHLGEPHKFKREWASVMRCVAVFVGINHASAKLDFANNVQLSLTLAALSLGLWWTFDRSRSGLGLGITVAFLATLVTQLLVYNGVYQYTSPDFLYIRSWLPCIFFSGGVTVGNIGRQLAMGVPEKPHSD; this is encoded by the exons ATGCCCAGACTGGACGACCACCCCTGGAGCGGTCCCTGCGTGAAGGGCGCGAAGCGCAGAAGCCACCTGGGGGCCAGTGCCGGAGGGCTGGCGGCCAAAGTGGGAGACATGCGCATCTCCTCGGGGTCAGGCCCCTCCCCGCCGGTGGCCCACAGCGCCCGGGGCGACCCGGCTCCCGGGCCCCAGCGCCGTGGTGTGGGGGGCCGTGGCGGCAGCGCCCACGCCAGCTGGCACCACCACCTGGTGCAGAGGAGCCTGGTACTGTTCTCAGTGGGGGTGGTCCTGGCCCTGGTGCTGAAcctgctgcaggtccagaggaaTGTCACCCTGTTCCCCGAGGAGGTCATCGCCACCATCTTCTCCTCCGCCTGGTGGGTCCCTCCGTGCTGCGGGACGGCAGCTG CTGTCGTCGGCTTGCTCTACCCCTGCATCGACAGTCACCTTGGAGAACCGCACAAGTTTAAGAGGGAGTGGGCCAGCGTGATGCGCTGTGTGGCGGTCTTTGTTGGCATCAACCACGCCAGTGCT AAATTGGATTTTGCCAATAACGTCCAGCTCTCCTTGACGTTGGCCGCGCTGTCTTTGGGCCTGTGGTGGACATTTGACCGGTCAAGGAGTGGCCTTGGGCTTGGGATCACCGTCGCCTTCCTCGCCACCCTGGTCACTCAGCTGCTGGTGTACAACGGTGTCTATCA GTACACGTCCCCAGATTTTCTCTACATCCGCTCCTGGCTCCCGTGCATCTTCTTCTCGGGAGGTGTGACAGTGGGGAACATAGGACGACAGCTGGCCATG GGTGTTCCTGAAAAGCCACATAGTGATTGA
- the INSIG1 gene encoding insulin-induced gene 1 protein isoform X1, producing the protein MPRLDDHPWSGPCVKGAKRRSHLGASAGGLAAKVGDMRISSGSGPSPPVAHSARGDPAPGPQRRGVGGRGGSAHASWHHHLVQRSLVLFSVGVVLALVLNLLQVQRNVTLFPEEVIATIFSSAWWVPPCCGTAAAVVGLLYPCIDSHLGEPHKFKREWASVMRCVAVFVGINHASAKLDFANNVQLSLTLAALSLGLWWTFDRSRSGLGLGITVAFLATLVTQLLVYNGVYQYTSPDFLYIRSWLPCIFFSGGVTVGNIGRQLAMVRNVTFTPNCSSRLNRPGLHGTL; encoded by the exons ATGCCCAGACTGGACGACCACCCCTGGAGCGGTCCCTGCGTGAAGGGCGCGAAGCGCAGAAGCCACCTGGGGGCCAGTGCCGGAGGGCTGGCGGCCAAAGTGGGAGACATGCGCATCTCCTCGGGGTCAGGCCCCTCCCCGCCGGTGGCCCACAGCGCCCGGGGCGACCCGGCTCCCGGGCCCCAGCGCCGTGGTGTGGGGGGCCGTGGCGGCAGCGCCCACGCCAGCTGGCACCACCACCTGGTGCAGAGGAGCCTGGTACTGTTCTCAGTGGGGGTGGTCCTGGCCCTGGTGCTGAAcctgctgcaggtccagaggaaTGTCACCCTGTTCCCCGAGGAGGTCATCGCCACCATCTTCTCCTCCGCCTGGTGGGTCCCTCCGTGCTGCGGGACGGCAGCTG CTGTCGTCGGCTTGCTCTACCCCTGCATCGACAGTCACCTTGGAGAACCGCACAAGTTTAAGAGGGAGTGGGCCAGCGTGATGCGCTGTGTGGCGGTCTTTGTTGGCATCAACCACGCCAGTGCT AAATTGGATTTTGCCAATAACGTCCAGCTCTCCTTGACGTTGGCCGCGCTGTCTTTGGGCCTGTGGTGGACATTTGACCGGTCAAGGAGTGGCCTTGGGCTTGGGATCACCGTCGCCTTCCTCGCCACCCTGGTCACTCAGCTGCTGGTGTACAACGGTGTCTATCA GTACACGTCCCCAGATTTTCTCTACATCCGCTCCTGGCTCCCGTGCATCTTCTTCTCGGGAGGTGTGACAGTGGGGAACATAGGACGACAGCTGGCCATGGTACGTAATGTCACGTTCACACCCAACTGTAGCTCTCGGCTTAATCGGCCTGGTTTACATGGTACGTTATGA